The Nerophis lumbriciformis linkage group LG04, RoL_Nlum_v2.1, whole genome shotgun sequence genome contains the following window.
ATAGTTTATTTTTCAgaataaatttttaaaaatacattttttatgccATCTCGGCGTTACTCTCGGAATTTCAACATCTGCAGCCAACCTAGCGTTTCTAAGCTACAATTTCTTACTATCATTTTTATACTAAATAATATATTGAACCGACAATCCCGTTGAATCGAGAAACGGTTTTCTGTATCAAATCagcaccttaaaaaacggaatctaATTGTGACTGGTAAGATTCAAATCCTTACTTAAAATGGTCTTGTGATGTACTCCAATAATTTGGGTGTATTCCATCAAGTtaccaaaaatggctcctatttcAAAGGGTGCTGATGAAAGAACTTACTTTGAGTCTCAGGAGCAGAGGGACATGGAACGGTTCCATCTCCGATAGCTTGGTTGTTACAATAACAACGAAGCAGTAAAACAAGGCATCCACGGTTATAAATAGAACCCAAGCAAACAAATGGCACACAACTGGAAGGCCAAATTTCAACAGAGCTTTTCCTTCCTGGGCTGTAGGACGCAGGGAAGGGAGTGAGGGATAAAGCTTCTCCTCCTCTGATGTGAGAGGAAGAACGTGGCGCCGTCCTTCTGCCTTCTGCTTCTCGTCATAATGAACAAATTTGCTGCTGATGAAGTTATTTTTGTATGTCGGGTCACTGCGGTAATTTTTTATGTGCAAGGCGATAAAGACGGTGAGCACCAGGAAGCTGATGACCGGATAAACACGTTCCTTCCCAGAGGAGACTGTGTTCATAAAGGTCACGGCGTATTTGACGCTTTGATTCAGCTTTAGTTCTGCTTGGCTGAGTCGCTCCCTGAATTCTTCCAAGTCCACCTTAGAAGAGATCTTAAGCTGCGAATCCATGTTAACGACCCCGAGATCCGTCACCCCTTGCAGTACGCCAGCCAACCATTTCAACATGGCTACGTAGTTACTGAAAGGAGCCGTGACTGACGCCTTCTTGGCCCTCAGGTTGCAGATAATGCTCTGAACCAAACCTGTCAGGTTCTCCAAAGTGTTGCGAATATTCCCGAGCACCACTAAACTTGTCCCGGCGGTCAAAAGGAGATTGCGACTTTTCTTGGTAAATATAGAGATGAGCAGAAGAGTCAGCAAGCATCGTATTCTCTTGGACAGGAAGAGGGCTACCGTCAACAGCAGCCAATGGAGCGCAGAGATTCCCCCGGCCACTGCGGGGTCATAGGTGAGAGTGCAGAGGAGGTAGAGGTAGAGCAAGATGCTGAGGAGGACGCTGAGGAAGACGCATATGATGAGGAGGATAGTGGATCTCTTGAAGCTCTCTCTGTGACCGCTAAAGAAAACATCCACTGCCACAGTCCTAAAATCCTTCAGAGTCTGCTTGAAAACAGTCCATGTTGGTGACATCCTCTCTGGAGGCCCTGCAGGAGCATCTATTATTGTGTGTGATGGCTGCAGGCTTCTTAAATATTGCTGGAACAGGAAGTGGTGGCAAACCTCTGTCATTCGTCGTATTCGTCAtcgctgttctttttttttttttttttttaccccagaaaaaagaagaagtaggAGATGGAGATGGCATTTGGGATTGTATTAGACAAGGGTGTTCACAAAGTCTCCTCTAAAgagactaataataat
Protein-coding sequences here:
- the LOC133592158 gene encoding dendritic cell-specific transmembrane protein, which codes for MTEVCHHFLFQQYLRSLQPSHTIIDAPAGPPERMSPTWTVFKQTLKDFRTVAVDVFFSGHRESFKRSTILLIICVFLSVLLSILLYLYLLCTLTYDPAVAGGISALHWLLLTVALFLSKRIRCLLTLLLISIFTKKSRNLLLTAGTSLVVLGNIRNTLENLTGLVQSIICNLRAKKASVTAPFSNYVAMLKWLAGVLQGVTDLGVVNMDSQLKISSKVDLEEFRERLSQAELKLNQSVKYAVTFMNTVSSGKERVYPVISFLVLTVFIALHIKNYRSDPTYKNNFISSKFVHYDEKQKAEGRRHVLPLTSEEEKLYPSLPSLRPTAQEGKALLKFGLPVVCHLFAWVLFITVDALFYCFVVIVTTKLSEMEPFHVPLLLRLKGVATLIGIQLSEENHLKDFSYSVTLFEKQCLPSPKPLLYSSVVPLAAILLILLCMAPLAAKAVQFRLLVFEKFYSNAAEERIKFLHAKILRKRLKRRRAKAKSSPFTSLISKPHFWCPLFFPEEDNVV